In Rana temporaria chromosome 3, aRanTem1.1, whole genome shotgun sequence, a single window of DNA contains:
- the LOC120930943 gene encoding probable N-acetyltransferase 16, whose product MSVSSMARIDFVPATAEDYKELMSISDGIYKGMDYLPFNYHAWLKDHRRRMFLAKSEGKIVGFESFLLVDGGGTAVLQGLRVAPWMRGQGMAGIIQRYCLDKLHSDHPQVKRVRLTRGEDPPPNLLRMFKVINSKAMVSILLPSDQLEKDIKLLESRLDNVGRSIDCTIVEPAEVLKLFDGTKTREDLFPGDLLVQNWLPLTTHRSNLEMLFERGVIWIYSEACNTSGSSELSAENSAGSADGYQTNNENLVRRGPPTQPSSPAGFLSLGTPAFPVAYANATYVFHIDLYGVDQASLKRHIIEQIKLCIQTLPAGSSIFCFMYTEQSLRSDLIHLCEGLTPFVVLKDQMVLEMDI is encoded by the exons ATGTCAGTATCATCCATGGCACGCATAGATTTTGTACCAGCTACAGCTGAGGACTACAAAGAGCTGATGTCCATATCAGATGGAATCTATAAAGGGATGGACTATCTACCTTTCAACTACCATGCATGGCTGAAGGATCATCGAAGACGTATGTTTTTGGCCAAGAGTGAAGGAAAAATA GTGGGCTTTGAGTCCTTCTTGCTGGTCGATGGAGGTGGCACTGCTGTATTGCAAGGCCTTCGTGTGGCCCCCTGGATGAGGGGACAAGGCATGGCTGGTATAATCCAGAGATATTGCCTAGATAAACTTCATTCTGACCACCCCCAAGTGAAAAGAGTGCGCCTGACTCGTGGTGAGGACCCTCCACCCAACTTATTGAGGATGTTCAAAGTGATCAACTCCAAG GCAATGGTGTCTATATTACTTCCCTCTGACCAGCTTGAGAAAGATATCAAATTGTTGGAGTCTCGTCTGGACAATGTGGGACGATCAATCGATTGCACTATTGTGGAACCTGCTGAGGTGCTCAAACTCTTTGATGGGACAAAGACCAGAGAAGATCTGTTTCCTGGGGATCTCCTGGTGCAGAACTGGCTTCCTCTTACCACCCACAGATCCAATTTGGAGATGCTTTTTGAAAGGGGAGTGATTTGGATCTACTCCGAAGCATGCAACACGAGTGGATCTTCggaactgtctgctgaaaactctGCTGGCAGTGCGGACGGATATCAAACTAACAATGAAAACCTTGTAAGAAGAGGGCCACCAACCCAGCCATCGTCTCCGGCTGGGTTCCTCAGCCTCGGCACCCCAGCATTTCCGGTGGCTTATGCAAATGCCACATATGTCTTCCACATTGACTTGTATGGAGTTGACCAAGCAAGTCTTAAAAGACATATCATAGAGCAGATTAAGCTGTGTATACAAACCTTACCAGCAGGGAGCAGTATATTCTGCTTCATGTACACCGAGCAGAGTCTCCGAAGTGACCTCATCCACCTGTGTGAAGGACTGACGCCGTTCGTTGTACTTAAGGACCAgatggtcctagaaatggatatTTAA